In one window of Streptomyces kaniharaensis DNA:
- a CDS encoding helicase associated domain-containing protein, with translation MVRLGDLHQSHLEEIPDGDGRTVEIKLGVFLSNAKGRRAKLTAEQFDRLAALGLDWR, from the coding sequence GTGGTACGCCTTGGCGACCTGCACCAGAGCCACCTCGAGGAGATCCCCGACGGCGACGGCCGCACCGTGGAGATCAAGCTCGGGGTGTTCTTGTCGAACGCCAAGGGCCGTCGGGCCAAGCTCACCGCTGAGCAGTTCGACCGACTCGCCGCACTCGGGCTCGACTGGCGCTGA
- a CDS encoding dihydrofolate reductase family protein: MRKLIYGMNLTLDGYIAAAGDDIGWSGPPSHELFQWWLDHEQASGLSLYGRKLWETMSSYWPTGDQQPNATPAEIEFARTWRDTPKVVFSSTIDEVDWNTRLVTGDAIAEITRLKAEDGGPMNIGGATLAGAAMRAGLIDEYVIAAHPVLVGGGTPFFTALDSWVNLNLVETRTFPGGVVLTRYETRR; this comes from the coding sequence ATGCGGAAACTGATCTACGGCATGAACCTGACCCTGGACGGCTACATCGCCGCGGCCGGCGACGACATCGGCTGGAGCGGACCGCCGAGCCACGAGCTGTTCCAGTGGTGGCTCGACCACGAGCAGGCGAGTGGCCTGTCGCTGTACGGGCGCAAGCTATGGGAGACGATGAGCTCCTACTGGCCTACCGGCGACCAACAGCCCAACGCCACCCCGGCGGAGATCGAGTTCGCGCGGACCTGGCGGGACACGCCGAAGGTGGTGTTCTCCTCGACGATCGACGAGGTCGACTGGAACACCCGCCTGGTCACCGGCGACGCGATCGCCGAGATCACCCGGCTCAAGGCCGAGGACGGCGGCCCAATGAACATCGGCGGCGCAACGCTTGCCGGGGCGGCCATGCGCGCCGGGCTGATCGACGAGTACGTGATCGCCGCCCATCCGGTCCTGGTGGGCGGCGGCACGCCGTTCTTCACCGCGCTGGACAGCTGGGTGAACCTGAACCTGGTGGAGACGCGGACGTTTCCCGGCGGCGTGGTCCTGACCAGGTACGAGACGAGGCGCTGA